In a genomic window of Nostoc sp. UHCC 0870:
- a CDS encoding sensor histidine kinase, producing MANPRQSSFRRILVTRILLLFVPVLILGQIAALNKARSSLLRTARQNLTDSAVIKGEKILNAIANLKINLSLASRTTVVQSGSPTEIQEFFTQLTQELPSYVECLQLTNLQSDKIVASSCGNEAITPINLPFPSNGVDIKSIPPPQSGTTGQKRPQKQLGLVILAPVYNRSGQLRYALSLQSALYEQTKNKPGSLTGSTLVIAEDGTILAHPLAELVGSNIREHPDAAQLKSILKNAIAGKRESINLYFRDGRELVVGYTAINDPITIQKRQKWVVLAVTSVDNALLGLEEIKLILIVLTVGLIGASLLASFYLAPYLASPVEALRDYALNIHSHHVANPIPHNFKIREFNQLAQALDQMVDRLKAWSEEIEIAWKEAKTANQIKSQFLATTSHELRNPLNIIINSIRFVKDDMCDSREEEIEFLERADETAIHLLGIINDLLDISKIEAGKLSVVTEPLDFRQILLEVINLQSVNVQRKGLQLKTNLGTEKIPVKADAAKLKQVLINIIGNATKFTDEGGITISTFLHNSGGKSQVTVTITDTGLGIEPTQQHKLFRPFVMVDGNNTREGTGLGLAISRNLIELMGGTITLESAGLNMGTSVKITLPVIEISKLTPVAESSEDSFATQLEQTPLNGNGVYKSNQSQLAPQPVQK from the coding sequence ATGGCTAATCCCCGTCAATCATCCTTTAGACGTATTTTAGTAACAAGAATTTTGTTGCTGTTTGTCCCTGTGTTAATTCTTGGGCAAATAGCGGCTTTGAATAAGGCACGTTCTAGTTTATTGAGAACCGCGCGTCAAAATCTGACGGACAGTGCTGTAATCAAAGGGGAGAAAATTTTAAATGCGATCGCTAATCTCAAAATTAATTTATCACTTGCCAGTCGCACGACAGTTGTTCAGTCGGGATCACCAACGGAAATTCAAGAATTTTTCACCCAGTTAACACAAGAATTGCCCAGCTACGTTGAGTGCTTGCAATTAACTAATTTGCAAAGTGATAAAATCGTTGCCAGTAGCTGCGGTAATGAAGCCATTACGCCAATTAATCTACCTTTCCCCAGTAACGGGGTAGATATCAAAAGCATCCCACCGCCACAGTCAGGAACGACTGGTCAAAAAAGGCCACAAAAACAACTAGGATTAGTTATCTTAGCACCTGTTTACAATCGTTCTGGGCAATTGCGGTATGCTTTGAGTTTACAATCAGCCTTATATGAACAAACTAAAAATAAACCTGGGTCGTTGACTGGTTCAACCCTAGTCATTGCTGAAGACGGGACGATATTAGCACACCCATTAGCAGAGTTGGTGGGAAGTAATATCAGAGAACACCCAGATGCAGCTCAACTCAAAAGTATTCTCAAAAATGCGATCGCAGGTAAAAGAGAGTCAATAAATTTATATTTTCGAGATGGAAGAGAATTAGTTGTCGGTTATACAGCCATTAATGACCCCATCACCATCCAAAAACGACAAAAATGGGTAGTGCTGGCTGTCACAAGTGTAGATAATGCCCTATTAGGCTTAGAAGAAATCAAACTCATTCTGATTGTATTAACAGTGGGTTTGATTGGTGCTAGCTTATTGGCATCTTTTTATTTAGCTCCTTACTTAGCCAGCCCTGTAGAAGCATTACGAGACTACGCGTTAAATATTCACAGCCACCACGTCGCCAATCCCATACCCCACAACTTCAAAATTCGAGAGTTTAATCAGCTAGCACAAGCACTAGACCAAATGGTTGATAGGCTCAAAGCTTGGTCAGAAGAAATAGAAATTGCTTGGAAAGAAGCAAAAACTGCCAACCAAATTAAAAGTCAATTTTTAGCGACAACTTCCCACGAATTACGCAATCCACTTAATATCATTATCAACTCTATCCGCTTTGTTAAAGATGATATGTGTGATAGTCGGGAAGAAGAAATCGAATTTCTCGAACGTGCTGATGAAACAGCTATCCACTTGCTAGGAATTATTAACGATTTACTAGATATTTCCAAAATTGAAGCAGGTAAACTATCTGTAGTTACAGAACCGCTTGATTTTAGACAAATACTGCTGGAAGTGATCAATTTGCAATCAGTGAATGTTCAACGCAAAGGTTTGCAGCTAAAAACTAATTTGGGTACTGAAAAAATTCCTGTCAAGGCAGATGCAGCCAAACTTAAACAAGTATTAATCAATATTATTGGCAACGCTACGAAATTCACCGATGAAGGTGGTATTACAATTTCGACATTTTTACATAATAGTGGGGGCAAATCTCAAGTCACTGTCACTATCACAGATACAGGTTTAGGAATTGAACCCACTCAACAACACAAACTATTTCGTCCTTTTGTGATGGTGGATGGTAACAACACACGTGAAGGTACAGGCTTGGGTCTGGCAATTTCCCGTAACTTAATTGAACTTATGGGCGGTACTATCACGTTAGAAAGTGCTGGTCTAAATATGGGAACGTCTGTAAAAATTACTTTACCTGTAATTGAGATATCAAAACTTACCCCAGTAGCAGAAAGTTCAGAAGATTCTTTTGCTACGCAGCTAGAACAGACTCCTCTCAACGGTAACGGAGTTTATAAGTCTAATCAATCTCAATTAGCTCCCCAACCAGTCCAGAAATAA
- a CDS encoding Gfo/Idh/MocA family protein, which produces MINIAVIGVGRWGVHLLRNFLALPQVNVVAVVDPHSERLAVVKQQFNLDENVVLTTQWQDLQQLSGLTAVAIATPATTHYTLVKDALNWGCHVLAEKPLTLDPVECKELCQLAEQKQLILMVDHTYLFHPAVEGGKSVVQAGKLGDLRYGYAARTHLGPVRQDVDALWDLAIHDIAIFNNWLGQVPTSVQATGKVWLQAEESKQTNTSPSGLADLVWVTLTYPDGFQAFIHLCWLNPDKQRRLAVVGSLGTLVFDEMSPSSPLTLLHGEFEQQGNLFLPVNQSQEVLELQKGEPLQRVCSTFVTSILQNTTPKVSSGWVGTELVKILSALTTSLNHSGQSISLNNS; this is translated from the coding sequence ATGATTAACATTGCTGTTATTGGGGTTGGGCGTTGGGGAGTGCATTTACTGCGGAATTTTTTAGCACTACCTCAAGTTAATGTTGTGGCGGTAGTAGATCCGCACTCAGAAAGATTGGCGGTAGTCAAGCAGCAATTTAACTTAGATGAAAATGTTGTATTGACGACACAGTGGCAAGATTTACAGCAATTGTCAGGGTTAACAGCAGTTGCGATCGCCACTCCTGCTACTACCCACTATACTTTAGTCAAAGATGCTCTCAACTGGGGTTGTCATGTTTTAGCAGAAAAACCCTTAACTCTAGACCCAGTAGAATGTAAGGAACTTTGTCAACTGGCAGAGCAGAAACAATTAATACTGATGGTTGACCACACTTATTTATTCCACCCAGCCGTTGAGGGCGGAAAATCTGTAGTACAAGCAGGTAAGTTAGGTGATTTGCGTTACGGCTATGCAGCGCGTACCCATTTAGGCCCTGTCCGCCAAGATGTCGATGCACTCTGGGATTTAGCCATTCATGATATTGCCATCTTCAACAACTGGTTAGGTCAAGTACCCACCAGCGTACAGGCTACGGGTAAGGTGTGGCTACAAGCTGAAGAAAGTAAGCAAACTAACACCTCACCATCAGGTTTAGCAGATTTAGTTTGGGTAACACTCACCTACCCAGATGGGTTTCAAGCCTTTATTCATCTGTGCTGGTTAAATCCTGATAAACAGCGTCGGTTAGCCGTAGTAGGTAGCCTCGGTACTTTGGTCTTTGATGAAATGTCACCATCATCACCCTTAACTCTATTACATGGTGAATTTGAACAGCAGGGAAATCTCTTTTTACCAGTGAATCAAAGTCAAGAAGTGCTGGAATTACAAAAAGGAGAACCTTTACAAAGAGTTTGCAGCACCTTTGTTACTTCTATCCTCCAGAACACCACCCCAAAAGTTTCATCAGGTTGGGTAGGTACAGAGTTAGTCAAAATCCTCTCTGCACTAACAACCTCCCTCAATCACAGTGGTCAATCAATTTCCCTGAACAACTCCTAA
- the rnc gene encoding ribonuclease III has translation MSLVYPRRQRQLESLVRKLGLPTTAPIKWELLDLALTHPTVSDSANYEQLEFVGDAVVRLAAAVVLWETYPDCPVGDFAAIRSVLVSDRILAQLAREYGLELHLLVAGSATSDKIGQESRLADAFEAVLGAFYLSTNNLELIHCWLDPHFRQLAAEIRLDPARLNYKAALQEWTQAQYKVLPEYRVVEVNQANRTQERFIAEVWLYDKKLGEGKGRSIKAAEQAAAKIAFLAVIPKDDPV, from the coding sequence ATGAGCCTTGTTTATCCACGTCGTCAGCGACAGCTTGAAAGTTTGGTGAGAAAATTAGGTCTGCCAACCACTGCACCGATTAAGTGGGAATTACTAGACTTAGCTTTGACTCATCCTACGGTTTCCGATTCAGCTAATTATGAACAACTGGAGTTTGTCGGTGATGCAGTAGTGCGATTAGCGGCGGCTGTGGTGCTATGGGAAACTTATCCAGATTGCCCTGTGGGAGATTTTGCCGCCATTCGTTCAGTTTTGGTGAGCGATCGCATCCTGGCACAATTAGCGAGAGAATATGGTTTAGAGTTACACTTACTAGTCGCCGGTAGTGCCACCAGTGATAAAATTGGTCAAGAATCACGACTAGCAGATGCTTTTGAGGCAGTTTTAGGCGCGTTTTACCTCAGTACCAATAATTTAGAATTGATTCACTGTTGGTTAGACCCCCACTTTCGCCAACTGGCGGCAGAAATTCGCCTTGATCCCGCTAGGCTCAATTACAAAGCAGCTCTCCAAGAGTGGACGCAAGCCCAATACAAAGTTTTACCAGAATATCGAGTGGTGGAAGTCAATCAAGCCAACCGCACTCAAGAGCGTTTCATCGCTGAAGTCTGGTTGTATGATAAAAAACTCGGTGAAGGTAAAGGACGCTCGATCAAAGCAGCCGAACAAGCCGCCGCCAAAATAGCATTTTTAGCAGTTATTCCCAAGGACGATCCTGTATAA
- the corA gene encoding magnesium/cobalt transporter CorA has translation MLKKLRRRESTKSHRDEFYHHPGTVPGTIIIDADAPPPTILLIDYNQTDFIRQQIATPEESIPYLDQESISWVDVQGLGNQDILERMGRVFELSPLVLEDVVNVSERPKVEDYDDQLLFIARMVVPKEKTYGFYSEQVSLILGKHYLLTVQEEPEHDCFEGVRVRIEKGRGTIRRKGTDYLAYALLDAIIDGFFPVLERYGEQLEDLEEEVIVKPTRKTLQKIYHLRRELLQLRRAIWPQRDAINSLIRDRSDLISEEVQIYLRDCYDHAVQVMDMVETYRELASGLMDVYLSAVGNKMNEVMKLLTVVSSIFIPLTFIAGIYGMNFNTEKSPYNMPELNWYWGYPLCLAIMGFIGFGLLFLFWRRGWLENSTTIKRD, from the coding sequence ATGCTCAAAAAACTGCGTCGCCGAGAGTCCACTAAATCCCATAGAGACGAGTTCTATCATCACCCAGGGACTGTACCAGGCACAATAATTATCGATGCAGATGCTCCACCACCGACAATTTTGTTGATTGACTACAACCAAACGGATTTTATTCGTCAACAAATAGCCACCCCGGAAGAATCTATCCCCTATCTAGATCAAGAATCCATTTCTTGGGTAGATGTCCAAGGTTTAGGTAATCAGGACATTTTAGAACGAATGGGGCGAGTGTTTGAATTATCTCCTCTGGTTTTAGAGGATGTGGTAAATGTATCTGAGCGTCCTAAAGTTGAGGATTACGATGACCAATTACTATTTATTGCACGAATGGTAGTCCCTAAAGAAAAAACCTATGGTTTTTATAGTGAACAAGTAAGTTTAATTTTAGGGAAACACTACTTGCTGACAGTCCAAGAAGAACCAGAACATGATTGCTTTGAGGGGGTGAGGGTAAGAATTGAAAAAGGGAGAGGGACTATTCGCCGCAAGGGAACTGATTACTTAGCCTATGCTTTACTAGATGCGATTATTGACGGATTTTTCCCGGTTTTGGAACGTTACGGGGAACAACTAGAAGACTTAGAGGAAGAAGTCATAGTCAAACCTACTCGCAAAACCCTACAAAAGATTTATCACTTGCGACGAGAATTACTGCAACTGCGTCGTGCTATCTGGCCGCAACGGGATGCGATCAATTCTTTAATACGCGATCGCAGTGACTTAATTAGTGAAGAAGTGCAAATTTATTTAAGAGATTGCTACGACCATGCAGTACAGGTCATGGATATGGTAGAAACTTACCGAGAGCTAGCATCTGGCTTGATGGATGTATACCTCTCGGCTGTTGGTAACAAGATGAATGAAGTTATGAAGCTGCTGACGGTAGTTTCGTCTATTTTTATTCCCCTAACTTTTATTGCGGGTATCTATGGGATGAATTTCAATACCGAAAAATCACCATATAATATGCCCGAACTGAATTGGTATTGGGGTTATCCACTTTGTCTAGCAATTATGGGATTTATCGGGTTTGGGTTACTATTTTTATTTTGGCGACGGGGTTGGCTAGAAAATTCTACAACCATTAAGCGTGATTAA
- a CDS encoding DUF6816 family protein, with protein sequence MTKKAILSICLIFLCLLGWNDHAIAGELSQRLTNFPHWEKLTSVQPAKGDLVYPEWMAGTWQVKSTLVDLAAPLAPDIVTPGFEGNRQQLNKPVSFLVRFIQSKITNSGLKILPKINNNSQNVVADRAFNSLNLARAYLGDETVLSVKVDPDLPNRQITFLRPERQLISIVTARATETNSDKKFITSEVFQQIFKGGSRPYLNSVESTTAYHQLSTTNPTIEADQVTAVYLSPQDPDYFQAASQPVALYRYRLEFYP encoded by the coding sequence ATGACTAAAAAAGCAATTTTGAGTATCTGCTTAATTTTTTTGTGTCTATTGGGATGGAATGATCATGCAATAGCAGGTGAATTATCTCAAAGATTGACTAACTTTCCTCACTGGGAAAAATTAACCTCAGTACAACCAGCAAAAGGAGATTTAGTTTACCCTGAATGGATGGCTGGAACTTGGCAAGTTAAAAGCACCTTAGTAGATTTAGCCGCACCGTTAGCACCAGATATCGTTACACCTGGGTTTGAAGGAAATCGCCAACAACTCAACAAACCTGTGAGTTTTTTAGTCCGGTTTATTCAATCAAAAATAACTAACTCTGGCTTAAAAATTCTTCCTAAAATCAATAATAATTCTCAAAATGTAGTTGCAGATAGAGCATTTAACAGCCTAAATTTAGCCAGGGCTTATTTAGGAGATGAAACGGTGTTATCAGTCAAAGTTGATCCTGATTTACCTAATCGTCAGATTACATTTTTACGCCCAGAACGCCAATTAATTTCGATTGTGACTGCACGCGCCACAGAAACTAACTCAGATAAAAAGTTCATCACCTCAGAAGTATTTCAACAAATATTTAAAGGTGGTTCTAGACCTTATTTAAACTCAGTTGAATCTACCACCGCTTATCATCAACTTTCTACAACGAATCCAACAATTGAAGCAGATCAAGTTACTGCTGTCTACCTCTCACCCCAAGACCCAGATTATTTTCAAGCCGCTTCTCAACCCGTAGCCCTTTATCGCTATCGGTTAGAATTTTATCCCTAG
- a CDS encoding ABC transporter ATP-binding protein yields MAKFRDILNYFRPDWKLSVFSIVASSIYEIIDLVVPYAIGQILNVLSGQPLDRPLTQAIAIFSNLTNYPVNKTLSLGVLLGIIFLVTVVKAPTQPWLTSWFHWDIALRSRRDKIQIAIEKILTLPLEFYDENNPGRIVGRVARGISNHTWTYPEIAGQLIPKMFRLLGIFVFIVLIEWRIALLYLISFVAILGFSLKELQRIIWHESKLDKYMEDTESRTSELITNIKTVKAFATETKELKRQRQRLDRELTVVDYRIHKGYIKLLSWQKTVIQFCVFTILGLTLAATVNGRVSIGHFVMTLTLSSMAYAELEPISTLAEVFSRRYSSMLRFHEFLQEPIGNESVGILGEENETTSPYKFTGKVEFAHVGFGYDANRKVLQDINLLIEPYQTVALVGRSGSGKSTLVKLLLRYFEPQNGQILIDGQDIRTLNVGKYRRRLAIVHQEVDVFNGTVLDNLTYGRPTATLEEVQEACRIARVEEVVQQLPKGYYTVVGERGVRLSGGQRQRLGIARALLVQPDVLIFDEATSSLDYESERSIQLAMRSIQGTCTTIVIAHRLSTVREADKIIVLDQGKIVEVGSHDELLRHQGIYRRLHSLQETGEILD; encoded by the coding sequence ATGGCTAAATTTCGAGACATTCTCAATTACTTTCGTCCCGACTGGAAGCTGAGTGTTTTCAGTATTGTAGCTTCTAGTATTTACGAAATTATTGACTTGGTTGTCCCTTATGCAATTGGACAGATTTTAAATGTTCTGTCTGGTCAACCTTTGGATCGACCATTAACACAAGCGATCGCAATTTTTTCTAACTTGACTAATTATCCAGTCAATAAAACTCTATCTTTAGGTGTATTGCTAGGGATAATTTTTCTTGTGACTGTAGTTAAAGCACCTACACAACCTTGGTTAACTAGTTGGTTTCACTGGGATATTGCTTTAAGATCCCGTCGGGATAAAATCCAAATTGCCATCGAGAAAATTCTGACTCTCCCCCTAGAATTTTATGATGAAAATAACCCCGGACGGATAGTCGGCAGAGTCGCTAGAGGGATTTCTAACCACACTTGGACATATCCAGAAATCGCCGGACAATTAATTCCTAAAATGTTTCGTTTACTAGGAATCTTTGTATTTATCGTCTTGATTGAATGGCGAATTGCGCTGTTATATTTGATTTCTTTTGTAGCTATACTTGGCTTTAGCTTAAAGGAATTACAACGGATAATTTGGCATGAAAGCAAATTAGATAAATACATGGAGGATACGGAAAGTAGAACTTCCGAATTAATCACGAATATCAAAACTGTCAAAGCTTTTGCTACTGAAACCAAGGAATTAAAACGCCAAAGGCAACGTTTAGATAGAGAGCTAACAGTAGTTGATTATCGCATCCACAAAGGTTACATAAAGCTGCTGAGTTGGCAAAAAACCGTAATTCAGTTTTGTGTATTTACCATCCTAGGTTTAACATTAGCAGCCACAGTCAACGGTAGAGTTTCTATCGGTCATTTTGTCATGACTTTAACTCTTTCGAGTATGGCTTATGCTGAATTAGAACCAATTAGCACCCTAGCGGAAGTTTTTTCTCGGCGTTATTCTTCGATGTTGCGGTTTCATGAATTTCTGCAAGAACCAATTGGTAATGAATCAGTAGGGATTTTAGGTGAGGAAAACGAGACCACATCACCCTATAAATTCACTGGTAAAGTTGAATTTGCTCACGTTGGTTTTGGTTATGATGCTAACCGTAAAGTGCTGCAAGATATCAACTTGTTGATTGAGCCATACCAAACAGTCGCCTTGGTCGGACGTTCTGGTTCTGGTAAGTCTACCTTGGTGAAACTACTGTTGCGTTATTTTGAACCCCAAAATGGACAAATTCTCATTGATGGTCAAGATATTCGCACCTTGAATGTAGGTAAGTATAGACGTAGACTGGCGATCGTTCACCAAGAGGTAGACGTGTTTAACGGGACTGTGTTGGACAACCTCACCTACGGTAGACCGACTGCTACTTTAGAAGAAGTTCAAGAAGCCTGTAGAATTGCCAGAGTTGAAGAAGTAGTCCAGCAACTACCCAAAGGTTATTACACCGTTGTCGGGGAACGTGGTGTCAGGTTATCTGGTGGACAAAGACAGCGTTTGGGTATTGCAAGAGCCTTGCTAGTACAACCCGATGTGCTGATTTTTGACGAAGCTACCTCTAGTCTAGATTACGAGTCTGAGCGTTCCATTCAATTGGCAATGCGATCAATTCAGGGGACTTGTACCACAATCGTTATTGCTCACCGTCTGAGTACAGTACGAGAAGCAGACAAGATTATCGTTCTAGACCAAGGAAAGATTGTAGAAGTCGGTAGCCATGATGAACTCTTGCGTCATCAAGGTATTTATCGCCGCTTGCACTCCTTGCAAGAAACTGGAGAAATTCTAGATTAG
- the nadA gene encoding quinolinate synthase NadA, with protein sequence MFTTALAQREQTQPGGLPLDLFAAIEGLKKELNAVILAHYYQEPDIQDIADFIGDSLQLARAAEKTDAEVIVFAGVHFMAETAKILNPNKLVLLPDLNAGCSLADSCPPAEFAAFKAAHPDHLVVSYINCSAEIKAMSDIICTSSNAVKIVQQIPQEQPIIFAPDRNLGRYVMEQSGRDLVLWQGSCIVHETFSEKKIVQLKITHPEAEAIAHPECESSVLRHASFIGSTAALLKYCQTSPSQEFIVATEPGIIHQMQKVAPHKHFIPAPPINNCACNECPFMRLNTLEKLYWAMKNRTPEITMSEDIRLAALRPMQRMLEMSF encoded by the coding sequence GTGTTTACCACTGCTTTAGCTCAACGCGAACAAACTCAACCAGGTGGACTACCACTAGATTTATTTGCTGCGATTGAAGGTCTAAAAAAAGAACTCAACGCGGTGATATTGGCGCATTATTATCAAGAGCCTGATATTCAAGATATTGCAGACTTTATTGGCGATTCATTACAACTAGCTAGAGCCGCAGAAAAAACAGATGCAGAGGTGATTGTCTTTGCTGGGGTTCACTTTATGGCGGAGACAGCGAAAATCCTCAATCCTAACAAGTTGGTGCTGTTACCGGATTTAAATGCTGGTTGTTCTCTAGCTGATAGTTGTCCACCAGCAGAATTTGCTGCTTTTAAAGCCGCCCATCCTGATCATTTGGTAGTGTCTTATATTAACTGCTCTGCCGAAATTAAGGCGATGAGTGATATTATCTGCACCAGTTCCAATGCTGTGAAGATTGTGCAGCAAATCCCCCAAGAACAGCCGATTATTTTTGCCCCAGACCGGAATTTGGGACGGTATGTGATGGAACAGTCTGGGCGGGATTTGGTGTTATGGCAAGGTAGCTGTATAGTGCATGAAACCTTCTCAGAGAAGAAGATTGTCCAATTAAAGATAACTCATCCAGAAGCAGAGGCGATCGCACACCCAGAATGTGAAAGTAGCGTCTTGCGTCACGCCAGTTTTATTGGCTCTACAGCCGCTTTACTCAAATATTGTCAAACCAGCCCTAGCCAAGAATTTATCGTCGCTACAGAGCCAGGTATCATTCACCAAATGCAAAAAGTAGCTCCTCATAAGCACTTTATTCCTGCTCCCCCAATAAATAATTGTGCTTGTAATGAATGTCCATTTATGCGGTTAAATACTTTAGAAAAACTATATTGGGCGATGAAAAACCGGACTCCTGAAATCACTATGTCAGAAGATATCCGCCTCGCTGCACTGCGACCAATGCAACGGATGTTAGAGATGAGTTTTTAG